In Bombus terrestris chromosome 6, iyBomTerr1.2, whole genome shotgun sequence, a single window of DNA contains:
- the LOC100643283 gene encoding pyruvate dehydrogenase E1 component subunit beta, mitochondrial isoform X2, whose translation MHFICFLRNTVLSNIRILQKQSYKYVTQMTVRDALNAALDEELARDENVFILGEEVAQYDGAYKVTRGLWKKYGDKRLIDTPITEAGFCGLAIGAALAGLRPICELMTFNFSMQAIDRIVNAAAKNLYMSAGRYPVPIVFRGPNGNAKGLAAQHSQCFGGWYMSIPGLKVMSPTTCEDYRGSLKAAVRDPDPVVILESEVLYNVQFPVSDEAMDKDFVIPIGKAKIEKPGKDITLTAHGQATLYTMQAAEILAGEGIEAEVINLRSLRPIDWDTIFKSVTKTHRLMSVELGWPICGVGSEIVATIMENPIFFQLDAPAVRCTGIDVPMPYAENIEYECTPKDHHIVDYAKKVCGVKI comes from the coding sequence ATGCATTTCATATGCTTCTTAAGGAATACTGTGTTGTCAAACATACGTATTCTACAAAAACAAAGCTATAAATATGTTACACAAATGACTGTAAGAGATGCATTAAATGCAGCTCTTGACGAAGAATTAGCAAGAGacgaaaatgtatttattttggGAGAAGAGGTTGCACAATATGATGGTGCTTATAAAGTAACAAGAGGTCTTTGGAAAAAATATGGTGACAAAAGATTAATTGATACACCTATAACAGAAGCTGGATTTTGTGGTTTAGCCATTGGAGCAGCACTTGCTGGTCTAAGACCAATATGTGAACTTAtgacatttaatttttcaatgcaAGCTATTGATCGAATAGTAAATGCTGCTGCTAAAAATCTTTACATGTCTGCAGGAAGATATCCTGTACCTATTGTATTTCGTGGTCCAAATGGTAATGCTAAAGGTTTAGCAGCACAACATTCTCAGTGTTTTGGAGGATGGTACATGAGCATACCTGGTTTAAAAGTTATGTCACCAACAACTTGTGAAGATTATAGGGGTAGTTTAAAAGCTGCTGTTCGAGATCCTGATCCTGTTGTAATTTTAGAAAGTGAAGTTTTATATAATGTTCAATTTCCTGTATCAGATGAAGCTATGGATAAAGATTTTGTTATACCCATTGGTAAagctaaaattgaaaaacctGGTAAAGATATTACTTTAACTGCACATGGTCAAGCTACCTTGTATACAATGCAAGCAGCAGAAATTCTGGCAGGAGAAGGGATAGAAGCAGAAGTGATTAATTTACGTTCTCTTAGACCAATAGATTgggatacaatttttaaatctgTTACAAAAACCCACAGACTTATGAGTGTTGAATTAGGTTGGCCTATATGTGGAGTAGGCTCTGAGATTGTGGCAACAATAATGGAAAATCCAATATTTTTCCAACTTGATGCACCAGCAGTCCGTTGCACTGGTATTGATGTACCTATGCCATATGCAGAAAATATTGAATATGAATGTACACCAAAAGATCATCATATTGTAGATTATGCTAAAAAAGTTTGTGGTGTAAAAATATAA